The Anopheles moucheti chromosome 3, idAnoMoucSN_F20_07, whole genome shotgun sequence genome contains the following window.
TTCATCAGGTGATAGTGGTAATAGGCCGCCGGATAGGCACTGTAGGCTGGATTGTAGGCGAGCACATTCCACGGATTCATGGCGTAGTTTTTGAGCAGATTATGTCCGTACCGGTAATATGGTTGGTCGTGTTTCTTTACGGGTAGCGGCGATTCCGAGAACGTTATGTTGCCCAGATTCTCGAGCGACACACAGTTACGGCCCAATATTTTGTTATTCTTGGTCGACTCGATCGTGTAGTAGATCGGATCgtttactgctgctgccggtccGTCACTCGCCAGTGTCGCTATCGTGCCCGTGTGTTCGATCGAAGCATTCGTGTCCTTCTCCCGTGCCTGGCGCAATGTACCATTCTCTGGCACGTCATGCAGCTTGTTGTGGATTTGGTTCTTTAAATTGTTGTGCAGCACACTGTCCGGTTCGTCAGCCGCCGGGGATAAGTCTTTGGATTTCTTCTCACTGATCGTCGCGTGCGTCGAGAGAAACTTTGGTGGAAAGATGAAGCGCAAATCGAGCAGTGACTGGGTCTTCTTGCATTCGGTCACGAGCGGCGGCGGACCGGTAGGCATCGCTGGCGATAACCCGAATATGCTGGCGTTGAATTCACTCTGTGACCCGTACAGGTTGTTGTACGCCGTGTACTGCTGTACGATGTCCAAGGAGTTGTTTTCATGCGGCACGTAACCGGGATTATCGAAACCCGTCGAAGGCCTTCGACTAGGACCGTTCGGAGCACCCTGTGTGCTCCGCTTGCTCGCACGCAGTGAGTTCATGCCGGTGGTAGCGTTGAAAGGAGTGGTGGGAGTGGGTGTTGTGAGCTGCAGTCGGGAGGCAAGTGATTCGAGCTGGGATAATACTTTCTTCTCCTGTCGCCATCTAAAAAGAAACGAGTTTCAATGGCATTAGACGATC
Protein-coding sequences here:
- the LOC128304300 gene encoding uncharacterized protein LOC128304300, which translates into the protein MGYFSKRNIFIYCCISACLSLLTYLVAFSCEISWILEARGDLPIPAYLLCAQFFILFISSAILIHGLSTGISWGLLSWSIIIGVLSVPELALVMYMTIQYWGLQSAHGLTELIGYLIRLIVNCLALLCVIPTALRWRQEKKVLSQLESLASRLQLTTPTPTTPFNATTGMNSLRASKRSTQGAPNGPSRRPSTGFDNPGYVPHENNSLDIVQQYTAYNNLYGSQSEFNASIFGLSPAMPTGPPPLVTECKKTQSLLDLRFIFPPKFLSTHATISEKKSKDLSPAADEPDSVLHNNLKNQIHNKLHDVPENGTLRQAREKDTNASIEHTGTIATLASDGPAAAVNDPIYYTIESTKNNKILGRNCVSLENLGNITFSESPLPVKKHDQPYYRYGHNLLKNYAMNPWNVLAYNPAYSAYPAAYYHYHLMNPYHLYQLQHHGNYGGAGGAMPPGGYFAGHPHAGLHGGPASYGKSHSQIASYGYGNNLYPNGATDSRQSLGNESDDFRKYRDVAL